The Lacipirellula parvula genome window below encodes:
- the nirB gene encoding nitrite reductase large subunit NirB: protein MTHSTAKQTVVVIGNGMVGQRFCERLVEFDAEKRYRIVTFCEEPRAAYDRVGLTSFFAHRDAEQLMLARQEWYAENGVELHVGDRACEIDRARRLVRSDRGVEIAYDHVVLATGSFPFVPPVPGVDKTGVFVYRTIEDLQNIIKYAGTVKRCAVIGGGLLGLEAAKAAYDLGLETHVIEFAPRLMPRQVDDAGSRILVNKIESLGVRVHLNRATKAIHGNGAVERMEFADGDSIDVEMVIVSTGIRPRDDLARQCGVSVSDRGGIVVNDRLETSDERISAIGECVVHGGMVYGLVAPGYEMAEIVAANLTGGERRFAGADLSTKLKLMGVDVASFGRYEAPACDAMPLTFEDPFAGVYKKLLFSRDGKQLLGGILVGDASDYGKLSIFAKSGGALPCAPHELIVGAGPVGGAGLDVMSDSAQICSCNNVTKSAICAAINEGGVDTLDALKRCTKAGTGCGGCMPLVTDLFKAELKRAGKAVVNYLCEHFAYSRTELFAIVKAKELRTFGAVLAHCGNGTGHGCELCKPAIASILASLWNDVIVDAEHETLQDSNDRFLANIQRGGTYSVVPRVPGGEITPEKLAVIADIARRYGLYTKITGGQRIDMFGAPVQHLPEIWEELVDAGFESGHAYGKAVRTVKSCVGTTWCRYGVQDSVGFAIRVENRYKGIRAPHKIKMAVSGCIRECAEAQNKDVGLIATEQGYNLYVCGNGGSKPRHAELFATDLDEKTALQYIDRFLAYYIMTADKLTRTAVWREKLEGGIEHLRDVVIHDKLGIAAELDAMMQRLVDTYQCEWAAVVRDPAKRERFRQFVNSDETEPCIEIVGQREQTRPADWPSEFVSLEQFRMTDGRSWAEHEQERSTGLRWVAVGSIADFPIDGGATVKYGRSQLAVFNFASRGEWYASQNMCPHKKAFVLSRGIVGDAAGEPKVACPLHKKTFSLENGESLQGEEYRIRTFAVKVEGEQVFLELPPPEVLDEQLATAIGCRLATSCVTAAESVEPVVSAGAMV, encoded by the coding sequence ATGACTCACTCGACTGCAAAACAAACCGTCGTCGTCATTGGCAACGGCATGGTCGGCCAGCGGTTTTGCGAACGGCTGGTCGAATTCGACGCGGAGAAACGCTATCGGATCGTGACGTTTTGCGAAGAACCACGGGCTGCGTACGACCGCGTCGGGCTGACGTCGTTCTTTGCTCACCGCGATGCCGAGCAGCTGATGCTCGCGCGGCAAGAGTGGTACGCGGAGAATGGGGTCGAGCTGCACGTCGGCGATCGGGCTTGCGAGATCGATCGCGCGCGGCGGTTGGTGCGTTCGGATCGCGGCGTGGAGATTGCTTACGACCACGTTGTGCTGGCGACCGGTTCGTTCCCGTTCGTGCCGCCGGTGCCGGGGGTCGATAAGACCGGCGTGTTCGTTTACCGGACGATCGAGGATCTGCAGAACATCATCAAGTATGCCGGCACGGTGAAGCGGTGCGCCGTCATCGGCGGCGGGTTGCTAGGCCTCGAAGCGGCGAAGGCGGCGTACGACCTGGGGCTTGAAACGCATGTGATCGAGTTCGCGCCGCGGCTGATGCCGCGGCAAGTCGATGACGCCGGTTCGCGGATTCTCGTGAACAAGATCGAGTCGCTCGGCGTGCGGGTGCACCTCAACCGAGCGACGAAAGCGATTCACGGCAACGGAGCGGTCGAGCGGATGGAGTTTGCCGACGGCGACTCGATCGATGTCGAGATGGTGATCGTCTCGACGGGGATTCGCCCGCGCGACGATCTGGCGCGTCAATGCGGCGTCTCGGTGAGCGACCGCGGCGGCATTGTCGTGAACGATCGGCTCGAAACGTCCGACGAGCGGATCTCGGCGATCGGCGAGTGCGTCGTCCATGGCGGCATGGTTTACGGGCTCGTGGCGCCGGGGTATGAGATGGCGGAAATCGTGGCGGCGAATCTCACCGGCGGCGAGCGGCGATTCGCCGGCGCCGATCTCTCGACAAAGCTGAAACTGATGGGCGTCGACGTGGCGAGCTTCGGCCGCTACGAAGCGCCGGCGTGCGATGCGATGCCGCTGACGTTCGAAGACCCGTTCGCGGGCGTCTACAAAAAGTTGCTTTTCTCGCGCGACGGCAAGCAGCTGCTGGGCGGCATCTTGGTCGGCGATGCGAGCGACTACGGCAAGCTGTCGATCTTTGCGAAGAGCGGCGGGGCGTTGCCTTGCGCGCCGCACGAACTCATCGTCGGGGCCGGCCCGGTAGGCGGGGCCGGTCTCGACGTGATGTCTGACTCGGCGCAGATTTGCTCGTGCAACAACGTGACAAAGAGCGCGATCTGTGCCGCAATCAACGAAGGGGGCGTCGACACGCTCGATGCATTGAAGCGTTGCACAAAGGCGGGAACCGGCTGCGGCGGCTGCATGCCGCTGGTGACTGATCTGTTTAAGGCGGAGCTGAAGCGAGCCGGCAAGGCGGTCGTGAATTACCTGTGCGAGCATTTTGCCTACTCGCGAACCGAGCTGTTCGCGATCGTGAAAGCAAAAGAGCTGCGGACGTTCGGCGCCGTGCTCGCGCATTGCGGTAACGGGACTGGGCATGGGTGCGAGCTATGCAAGCCGGCGATCGCGTCGATCCTGGCGAGCTTGTGGAACGACGTCATCGTCGACGCCGAGCACGAGACGCTGCAGGACAGCAACGATCGATTTCTCGCCAACATTCAGCGCGGCGGGACGTACTCGGTGGTGCCGCGGGTGCCCGGTGGCGAGATCACGCCAGAGAAGCTGGCCGTCATCGCCGATATCGCGCGGCGGTACGGGCTCTACACGAAGATCACCGGCGGGCAGCGGATCGATATGTTCGGCGCGCCGGTGCAGCATCTGCCAGAGATCTGGGAAGAGCTGGTCGACGCCGGATTCGAGAGCGGCCACGCCTATGGCAAAGCGGTTCGCACGGTGAAGAGCTGCGTCGGTACGACCTGGTGCCGTTACGGTGTGCAGGATTCAGTCGGCTTCGCGATACGCGTCGAGAATCGCTACAAGGGGATCCGAGCGCCCCACAAAATCAAGATGGCCGTGTCGGGATGCATTCGCGAGTGTGCCGAGGCGCAAAACAAAGACGTCGGTCTGATCGCGACCGAACAGGGCTACAACCTCTACGTCTGCGGCAACGGCGGTTCGAAGCCGCGGCATGCGGAGCTGTTCGCCACCGATCTCGATGAAAAGACGGCGCTGCAGTACATCGACCGCTTCCTCGCCTACTACATCATGACGGCCGACAAGCTGACGCGTACTGCCGTGTGGCGGGAGAAGCTCGAAGGGGGGATTGAGCATTTGCGCGACGTGGTGATTCACGACAAGCTTGGCATCGCCGCCGAGCTCGATGCGATGATGCAGCGGCTGGTCGACACTTACCAGTGCGAGTGGGCGGCGGTGGTCCGCGATCCGGCGAAGCGGGAACGGTTCCGGCAGTTCGTCAACAGCGACGAGACCGAGCCCTGCATCGAGATCGTCGGCCAGCGCGAGCAGACGCGGCCGGCCGATTGGCCGAGCGAGTTCGTGTCGCTTGAGCAGTTCCGCATGACGGATGGCCGCTCGTGGGCGGAGCATGAACAAGAACGTTCGACAGGGCTGCGGTGGGTCGCGGTGGGGAGCATCGCCGACTTCCCGATCGACGGCGGGGCGACGGTGAAATATGGCCGCTCGCAGCTCGCAGTGTTTAACTTCGCCAGCCGGGGCGAGTGGTACGCCAGCCAGAACATGTGTCCGCACAAGAAGGCGTTCGTGCTGTCGCGCGGCATCGTCGGCGACGCGGCCGGCGAACCAAAGGTGGCGTGCCCGCTGCATAAGAAAACGTTCTCGCTGGAGAACGGCGAGTCGCTGCAGGGGGAGGAGTATCGCATTCGGACGTTTGCGGTGAAGGTCGAAGGGGAGCAAGTCTTCCTCGAGTTGCCGCCGCCGGAGGTGCTTGATGAGCAGTTGGCAACGGCGATTGGGTGTCGGTTAGCGACGTCTTGCGTCACAGCGGCTGAGTCTGTTGAACCGGTGGTTAGCGCAGGCGCGATGGTTTGA
- a CDS encoding response regulator transcription factor — MTPAPPPAPKLYVVDDDEQMRQSLAALLGALGHEVVTFSTPGGFHRFYRREMPGCLILDVRMPRQSGLELYEQLLHEGKRLPVIFITAHADVPTAVAAMKSGAVEFLEKPFDRQTLASRVERALALDAEWRSQEAEFAALATRIAVLNDRDRETLSMIQAGEPNKAMAAKLFISERAVEMRRSSLMKKLNVASVAELIDLTATHRLMSDLRQSRELR, encoded by the coding sequence ATGACGCCAGCCCCCCCACCCGCGCCGAAGCTCTATGTCGTTGACGACGACGAACAAATGCGACAGTCGCTCGCCGCGCTGCTCGGTGCGCTGGGGCATGAAGTCGTCACGTTCAGCACGCCGGGCGGCTTCCATCGTTTCTACCGCCGCGAGATGCCCGGCTGTCTCATTCTCGACGTCCGCATGCCGCGGCAATCGGGCTTGGAACTTTACGAGCAACTTCTCCACGAAGGCAAACGCCTGCCGGTGATTTTCATCACCGCGCATGCCGACGTCCCCACGGCCGTCGCCGCGATGAAAAGCGGGGCCGTCGAATTCCTCGAAAAGCCGTTTGATCGCCAGACGCTGGCAAGCCGCGTCGAGCGCGCCCTCGCGCTCGACGCCGAGTGGCGCTCCCAGGAAGCGGAGTTCGCCGCCCTCGCCACGCGCATCGCCGTGCTAAACGACCGCGATCGCGAAACGCTGTCGATGATCCAAGCCGGCGAACCAAACAAAGCGATGGCCGCCAAGCTGTTCATCAGCGAACGAGCCGTCGAGATGCGGCGATCGTCGCTCATGAAAAAGCTGAACGTCGCCAGCGTCGCCGAACTCATCGACCTCACCGCCACGCATCGCCTCATGAGCGACCTCCGCCAATCGCGCGAGCTGCGGTGA
- a CDS encoding MFS transporter, protein MEVDGKATRLALFNLSTPNMRAFHMAWIAFFLCFFAWFGVAPLMAVVRGELQLTKEQVGWCIIGSVAATVFARLLAGWMCDRIGPRLTYTGLLLLGSIPVMAIGLADDFKTFLLFRVMIGAIGASFVITQYHTSRMFAANCVGTANATAAGWGNLGGGVTQLAMPLLFATLVGWGLTEAVSWRVAMIVVGVLCALTGVAYYFCTQDTPEGNFRELRAAGKMPRVQATKGAFGEAARDRRVWALFLIYGACFGMELTIDNIAVLYFIDYFDYFKTLEQAEALRTAGMIAAMFGGMNLFARAVGGLIADRCGNRWGLDGRVKWLFIALFGEGIGLMLFSQATTLSLAIPLMITFAMFVKMSNGATYAVVPFINRRALGAVSGIVGAGGNLGAVAFGFLLKVEGLDWHSALFIAGIAVTCISFASFAITFREGAEARPSLDLPAVEPVPA, encoded by the coding sequence ATGGAAGTCGACGGCAAAGCAACGCGTCTCGCCCTGTTCAATCTCTCGACGCCGAACATGCGGGCGTTCCACATGGCGTGGATCGCCTTCTTCTTATGCTTCTTCGCCTGGTTTGGCGTGGCGCCGTTGATGGCGGTCGTGCGCGGCGAGCTGCAACTGACGAAGGAGCAGGTCGGTTGGTGCATCATCGGCTCGGTCGCGGCGACGGTCTTTGCGCGGCTGCTGGCGGGTTGGATGTGCGATCGCATCGGCCCGCGGCTGACATACACCGGTCTGTTGCTGCTCGGTTCGATACCGGTGATGGCGATCGGGCTCGCGGATGATTTTAAGACGTTCCTGCTGTTCCGTGTGATGATCGGCGCGATTGGGGCGTCGTTCGTCATCACGCAATATCACACCTCGCGGATGTTTGCCGCGAATTGCGTCGGCACGGCGAACGCGACGGCGGCTGGGTGGGGGAATCTCGGCGGCGGCGTGACGCAGCTGGCGATGCCGCTGCTGTTTGCGACGCTTGTCGGCTGGGGACTCACCGAGGCCGTCAGCTGGCGCGTGGCAATGATCGTCGTCGGCGTGCTCTGTGCACTCACGGGCGTTGCCTACTACTTCTGCACGCAAGATACGCCCGAGGGAAACTTCCGCGAGTTGCGGGCTGCCGGCAAGATGCCGCGGGTGCAGGCGACGAAGGGGGCGTTCGGCGAAGCGGCCCGCGATCGCCGCGTGTGGGCGTTGTTCCTTATTTACGGTGCCTGCTTCGGGATGGAGCTGACGATCGACAACATCGCGGTCCTCTACTTCATCGACTATTTCGATTACTTCAAGACGCTGGAACAGGCCGAGGCGCTGCGAACCGCAGGGATGATCGCGGCGATGTTCGGCGGGATGAACTTGTTCGCTCGCGCGGTGGGCGGATTGATCGCCGACCGTTGCGGCAACCGCTGGGGACTCGACGGGCGGGTGAAGTGGTTGTTCATCGCCCTGTTCGGCGAGGGAATCGGGCTCATGCTCTTCTCGCAAGCCACGACGCTGTCGCTGGCGATTCCGTTGATGATCACGTTCGCGATGTTCGTGAAGATGTCGAACGGCGCCACCTACGCGGTCGTGCCGTTTATCAATCGCCGAGCGCTGGGGGCAGTGAGCGGCATCGTCGGGGCCGGCGGAAATCTGGGGGCGGTGGCGTTTGGCTTCTTGCTGAAGGTTGAAGGGCTCGATTGGCACTCGGCACTGTTCATCGCGGGGATCGCAGTGACCTGCATTTCGTTCGCGAGCTTTGCGATCACGTTCCGCGAAGGGGCGGAAGCTCGGCCATCGCTCGACCTGCCTGCCGTCGAACCTGTGCCTGCCTAA
- a CDS encoding protein-disulfide reductase DsbD family protein, which produces MSRLRTLLRLTLIATPLALFVCAIGCGPPSAPTSSTATDAALVQPAADVATAATASDAIVVRVEQTPIAAALVLPQRSALPGAQFELAVELEIAPQWEVRALGANSAAGIATTLQLTLPPGVSAVGEWVAPSPTRSIAPDGHPVHVGKSTFKRTLKIEPTAHVGETAINCKIDYQACNERSCMRPEAIELAAPFAIAAP; this is translated from the coding sequence ATGAGCCGCCTGCGAACGCTGCTGCGACTCACGTTAATTGCGACCCCGCTTGCGCTATTCGTATGCGCCATTGGCTGCGGGCCGCCATCCGCGCCGACCAGTTCTACTGCAACCGACGCCGCCCTGGTGCAACCCGCGGCAGACGTCGCAACAGCGGCGACAGCCTCGGACGCGATCGTCGTGCGCGTCGAGCAGACGCCCATCGCCGCCGCACTCGTGCTGCCGCAGCGTTCCGCGCTCCCCGGAGCGCAGTTCGAGCTCGCCGTGGAACTAGAAATAGCGCCGCAGTGGGAAGTGCGGGCGCTCGGCGCCAACTCTGCCGCGGGCATCGCTACCACGCTCCAACTGACTCTTCCGCCAGGAGTTTCCGCGGTGGGCGAATGGGTCGCGCCGTCGCCCACGCGGTCCATCGCACCTGACGGCCATCCGGTGCACGTCGGCAAATCAACGTTCAAACGAACGCTCAAAATCGAGCCAACGGCGCACGTCGGCGAAACGGCGATCAACTGCAAGATCGACTACCAAGCCTGCAACGAACGCTCGTGCATGAGGCCGGAAGCGATCGAACTTGCGGCGCCCTTCGCCATCGCCGCCCCGTAG
- a CDS encoding ATP-binding protein, with product MLVLGVVASLMIVDQAIIQPLLVRMDAYAPVINLAGRQRMLSQKLAKAALAAESAPDSRLREASRAELRVALAEWIAANDALRQGSDELRVPRITSAELTTEWAALDHDFQPIVAAAQQIIAGNDKPPQAAAIILRHEAPFLARMEQIVDLFELEASREVTRLRIYSLAIAAAVASLLVTLGWFVVRPATRAIRTQVDELEHRVAQRTADLAELVASLQHEVAERKLAEANSRRLAAQLSHADRVASMGHLAIGLAHELNQPLGAIANFAAASEVILEQSPPADDRRLHQYLRQISDASLRAGQIVHRIRRFVARTKDDASDYEPVDLAALIREVVDLCQFEIRRHETAVVLHIGDRSAQVEADPIQIQQVLVNLVQNGLQSMQAIPIASRRIAIELEVDDDEATVSVVDSGPGFDPADLEAPFAPFHTTKAAGLGVGLSICRTIIAAHGGDIRIRPADVGAHVSFQLPVSPPRVLLDNEAKPFEIMDRITG from the coding sequence GTGTTGGTACTGGGCGTTGTCGCCAGTTTGATGATCGTCGACCAAGCGATCATCCAGCCGCTGCTGGTGCGGATGGACGCCTACGCCCCGGTGATTAATCTCGCCGGCCGCCAGCGGATGCTGAGTCAAAAGCTTGCCAAAGCCGCGCTCGCTGCAGAATCTGCCCCCGATTCGAGACTCCGCGAAGCAAGCCGAGCGGAACTGCGCGTCGCCCTCGCCGAATGGATCGCCGCCAACGACGCCCTCCGCCAGGGCAGCGACGAGCTTCGCGTGCCACGCATCACCTCTGCGGAACTCACCACGGAGTGGGCCGCGCTCGATCACGACTTCCAGCCAATCGTCGCCGCCGCGCAACAAATCATCGCCGGCAACGATAAACCGCCGCAGGCCGCTGCCATCATTCTCAGGCATGAAGCACCCTTCCTCGCGCGGATGGAGCAAATCGTCGACCTCTTCGAACTCGAAGCCTCGCGAGAAGTGACGAGGCTCCGCATCTACAGCCTCGCCATCGCCGCCGCCGTCGCGTCGCTGCTCGTGACGCTCGGCTGGTTCGTCGTCCGTCCCGCTACCCGCGCAATCCGCACGCAAGTCGATGAACTCGAACACCGCGTCGCCCAACGCACCGCCGACCTCGCCGAGCTGGTCGCCTCGCTTCAGCATGAAGTCGCCGAGCGGAAACTCGCCGAAGCGAACAGCCGTCGCCTGGCCGCGCAGCTCAGCCACGCCGACCGCGTCGCCTCGATGGGCCATTTGGCGATCGGACTCGCTCACGAACTGAACCAACCCCTCGGCGCCATCGCCAACTTCGCCGCAGCCAGCGAAGTGATCCTCGAACAATCGCCCCCGGCCGACGATCGCCGCCTGCACCAATACCTGCGGCAAATCTCCGACGCATCGCTCCGCGCGGGCCAAATCGTCCACCGCATCCGCCGCTTCGTCGCCCGTACGAAAGACGACGCGAGCGATTATGAGCCAGTCGACCTCGCCGCGCTCATCCGCGAAGTCGTCGACCTTTGCCAGTTCGAAATTCGCCGCCATGAGACGGCCGTCGTATTGCACATCGGCGATCGTTCGGCACAAGTGGAAGCCGACCCGATTCAGATCCAGCAAGTGTTGGTAAATCTCGTGCAGAATGGCTTGCAGTCGATGCAGGCGATCCCCATCGCGTCGCGCCGCATTGCCATCGAACTGGAAGTCGACGACGATGAAGCGACGGTCAGCGTCGTCGACAGCGGCCCCGGCTTCGACCCCGCCGATCTCGAAGCCCCCTTCGCCCCCTTCCACACGACAAAGGCCGCCGGACTCGGCGTCGGCCTCTCGATCTGCCGCACCATCATCGCAGCCCACGGCGGCGACATCCGCATCCGCCCTGCCGATGTGGGAGCGCACGTCTCCTTCCAACTTCCCGTCAGCCCACCTCGCGTTTTACTCGACAACGAAGCAAAGCCGTTTGAAATTATGGACAGGATTACAGGATGA
- a CDS encoding FG-GAP repeat domain-containing protein: protein MAARTICQVIGCWACSAAIMLAGNPELAKPVLLNADGKAIDTGKAWGHSSPCIVDLDGDGRQDLLLGDFSGKFHVYKNAGGDGIPQLKSDGALQAGNVDAEVRIYCCIGAQARMADLDGDGIQDLVSNSYDPGHCYLFRGLPDHQFAAREELLDKTGTPVRSSPQQQQDFQSFGSFYTPVDWDADGDFDLLIGCFDGGLKVRINEGDAKQYAFAAENIPLKADGKPLKVKAHFCPAVADWDGDGLFDVIAGSDDGSVTWFRNVGKAGAPNFAGGVELVAKHDGNGYNLLRWSDDDIGPGIRSQPEIADVNGDGKLDLIVGDFATVYAIKPDVTPEERAEFESILAEAQKTGKPVAEKYEALHKDFAARYPGDAIYSDEATAAWTKEYQAMRESPESKAAEANAAEFVKKVKPFLAKTHGAGNESHELAIPHGYVWLYLRK, encoded by the coding sequence ATGGCGGCTCGAACGATTTGCCAAGTGATTGGATGCTGGGCATGCTCAGCGGCCATCATGCTGGCAGGCAATCCAGAACTAGCCAAGCCCGTCTTGCTAAACGCAGACGGCAAGGCAATCGACACCGGCAAGGCGTGGGGGCATAGCAGCCCATGCATCGTCGATCTTGATGGCGATGGCCGCCAGGATCTACTGCTTGGGGATTTCAGCGGCAAGTTCCACGTCTACAAAAACGCTGGCGGCGACGGCATCCCCCAGCTCAAGAGCGATGGCGCCCTCCAAGCTGGGAACGTTGACGCCGAAGTAAGAATTTACTGTTGCATTGGCGCCCAAGCGCGAATGGCCGATCTCGATGGCGACGGCATTCAGGATCTCGTCAGCAACTCCTACGACCCCGGCCACTGCTATCTCTTTCGCGGCCTGCCGGATCATCAGTTCGCCGCTCGCGAAGAGTTGCTCGACAAGACCGGAACGCCAGTGCGAAGCAGCCCGCAGCAGCAACAAGACTTCCAGTCATTCGGCAGCTTTTACACGCCTGTCGATTGGGACGCGGACGGCGATTTCGACCTGCTCATCGGCTGCTTCGACGGCGGGCTGAAGGTCCGGATCAATGAAGGCGATGCGAAGCAATACGCCTTCGCGGCGGAGAACATTCCTCTCAAGGCAGATGGCAAGCCGCTGAAAGTCAAAGCCCACTTCTGTCCAGCCGTGGCCGATTGGGACGGCGACGGTCTGTTCGACGTGATCGCCGGATCGGACGACGGCAGCGTCACTTGGTTCCGCAACGTCGGCAAAGCGGGGGCTCCCAATTTCGCCGGCGGCGTCGAGCTCGTCGCCAAACACGACGGCAACGGCTACAACCTGCTCCGCTGGAGCGACGACGACATTGGCCCAGGGATTCGCAGCCAACCCGAAATCGCCGACGTCAACGGCGACGGCAAGCTCGATCTCATCGTGGGAGACTTCGCGACCGTTTACGCGATCAAGCCCGACGTCACGCCCGAAGAGCGCGCCGAATTCGAGTCGATTCTTGCGGAGGCCCAGAAAACGGGCAAGCCGGTGGCCGAAAAGTACGAGGCCCTGCACAAGGACTTCGCCGCACGCTACCCGGGCGACGCCATCTACAGCGACGAAGCGACTGCAGCCTGGACCAAAGAGTATCAGGCGATGCGCGAGAGTCCTGAGTCGAAGGCAGCCGAGGCCAACGCCGCGGAGTTCGTCAAGAAGGTGAAGCCCTTCCTCGCCAAAACGCACGGCGCTGGCAACGAGTCGCACGAGTTGGCGATCCCGCATGGATACGTCTGGCTGTATCTCCGCAAGTGA